In one window of Meiothermus sp. DNA:
- the hisS gene encoding histidine--tRNA ligase, which produces MLKAVPGTNDIFAQAREYPFREPVFRYITQTAEEVLRGAGAQMIHTPIFEYLEVLQKGVGLTSDIVVKKEMYVLEDRGGRVLGLRPEPTASIVRAYNEHGMKVWPQPVRLFTWGPIFRAERQQKGRYKQFHQVDYEALGLADPLLDAEAIALMVRIYKTLGLKNLEVKLGSVGDPEDRLRYNEYLRELFRPHAEKLSEDSRVRLEANPMRILDSKSEIDQQIVADLQVKPMLAFLGEASRAFHEKVCSYLERLGISFSVDPSIVRGLDYYVRTAWEVHHAQIGAKSALGGGGRYDGLSEMLGGPRVPGVGFGIGIERVAIALEQEGVAIPPDPSPTLYLAPLDEPAQIEALALAESLRPKVSVEIGYTPKSPRKALEDALKKGARYVGFLGEGERARGVITLKHLESGAQKELEPLQLHSLFEGPDPK; this is translated from the coding sequence ATGTTGAAGGCGGTACCCGGAACCAACGACATCTTTGCCCAGGCCAGAGAATACCCTTTCCGTGAGCCGGTCTTTCGCTACATTACCCAGACTGCCGAGGAGGTGTTGCGGGGGGCCGGAGCGCAGATGATCCATACCCCCATCTTCGAGTACCTGGAGGTTCTGCAAAAAGGCGTGGGCCTGACCTCGGACATTGTGGTCAAGAAGGAGATGTACGTGCTCGAGGACCGTGGAGGCCGGGTGCTGGGGCTGCGTCCGGAGCCCACGGCCTCCATCGTGCGGGCCTACAACGAACACGGCATGAAGGTCTGGCCCCAGCCGGTGCGGCTTTTTACCTGGGGGCCCATTTTCCGGGCAGAACGCCAGCAAAAGGGTCGCTACAAGCAGTTTCATCAGGTAGACTACGAAGCCCTGGGCCTCGCTGACCCTCTCCTGGACGCGGAGGCCATTGCGCTGATGGTGCGCATTTACAAAACGTTGGGCTTGAAAAACCTCGAGGTCAAGCTGGGCTCGGTCGGCGACCCCGAAGACCGCCTGCGCTACAACGAGTACCTGCGGGAGCTGTTCAGGCCCCACGCCGAGAAGCTCTCGGAGGACTCCAGGGTGCGCCTGGAAGCCAACCCCATGCGGATTCTGGACTCCAAGAGCGAGATCGACCAGCAGATTGTGGCCGATTTGCAGGTCAAGCCCATGCTGGCGTTTCTGGGTGAAGCCTCGCGGGCCTTCCACGAGAAGGTGTGTTCCTACCTGGAACGGTTGGGGATTTCGTTCAGCGTTGACCCCAGCATTGTGCGCGGCCTGGATTACTATGTCCGCACCGCCTGGGAAGTCCACCATGCTCAGATCGGGGCCAAGTCGGCCCTGGGGGGTGGAGGTCGCTACGACGGTCTTTCCGAAATGCTGGGCGGTCCCCGGGTACCGGGGGTGGGCTTTGGCATAGGCATCGAGCGGGTGGCCATTGCCCTCGAGCAAGAGGGCGTTGCGATCCCTCCCGACCCCTCCCCCACGCTTTACCTGGCCCCCCTAGACGAACCCGCCCAGATTGAGGCCCTGGCCCTGGCCGAAAGCTTGCGTCCTAAGGTGAGCGTGGAGATTGGCTATACCCCCAAAAGCCCGCGCAAGGCCCTCGAGGACGCCCTCAAGAAAGGAGCCCGCTACGTGGGCTTCCTGGGTGAAGGCGAACGGGCCAGGGGGGTCATCACCCTCAAACACCTGGAAAGCGGTGCGCAGAAGGAGCTCGAGCCCCTGCAACTGCACAGCCTCTTTGAGGGCCCCGACCCCAAGTAG
- a CDS encoding HAD-IIB family hydrolase has product MIKLVALDLDGTFYAGRILGVPESAWAAIEQGQKAGLKFAVCTGRPQGGHGLQYAQRLQPDGPHVFNDGASICDAGGRSLHAEPVPHLKEIIAIARKYRLPFDLMGAKGGRYYEDALMPPELLTHIETTGVTARSALVEEIEETLVRLWFVVPDLSLWETVKPDLEALTEIDLAEYLNPREAIVGVIKKGVNKLYGLRWLAHYYGLSLEEVAMIGDSHNDLEAIRDAGLGIAMGNAVDEIIAVADHVTGHVREDGFAQAIAHVLALNGQT; this is encoded by the coding sequence ATGATCAAACTTGTGGCCCTGGACCTCGACGGAACCTTTTACGCCGGACGCATCCTGGGCGTGCCCGAATCGGCCTGGGCTGCCATCGAGCAAGGCCAAAAGGCGGGCTTGAAATTTGCGGTTTGTACAGGTCGTCCGCAGGGGGGCCATGGCCTGCAATACGCCCAACGCTTGCAACCCGACGGGCCCCATGTCTTCAACGATGGCGCCTCCATTTGCGACGCCGGGGGCAGGTCGCTCCATGCCGAGCCGGTACCCCACTTGAAGGAAATCATCGCTATTGCTCGCAAATATCGGCTGCCCTTTGACCTCATGGGGGCCAAGGGTGGCCGCTACTACGAAGACGCGCTCATGCCTCCCGAGCTCTTGACCCACATCGAGACCACCGGGGTGACGGCCCGCTCGGCCCTGGTTGAGGAAATTGAGGAAACTCTGGTGCGGCTGTGGTTTGTGGTGCCCGATCTGAGCCTGTGGGAAACGGTCAAGCCCGACCTGGAAGCCCTAACCGAGATTGACCTGGCCGAGTACCTGAACCCCCGCGAGGCCATTGTGGGCGTCATCAAAAAGGGGGTGAACAAGCTGTACGGGCTTCGCTGGCTGGCCCATTATTACGGGCTTTCTCTAGAGGAAGTGGCCATGATTGGTGATAGCCATAACGACCTCGAGGCCATCCGCGATGCGGGACTCGGCATTGCTATGGGCAACGCAGTAGATGAAATTATCGCTGTGGCCGACCACGTCACCGGCCACGTGCGCGAGGATGGCTTCGCTCAAGCCATCGCGCATGTGCTGGCCCTCAATGGGCAGACCTGA
- a CDS encoding diguanylate cyclase: MTIPYPAILAASLAAAAAVYGLGLAGIYALPWFMFFTATAASVHGLWIGTVAALGAVLLLNFYPSNPQDYLVMAFILLLSAYLADQVGHSLRKAHRRAKQLAQIQDVFLQGLELVPRFLSREQLLRELPGMFSQLLRGSQLRIWIPRGAQQLELLQTGPLNTSDLPTPLVRQALGVRHLVWPDMDAARRGPKKLGHSAPGRLDTPGPYELAVALRMRDEPVAVLQFLRGEAWRPEELELFSRLAQTVSRQLEHLQDLELRRLLLNVADQLSAASNKQQVAQVALRHLLSALDMEAGAVMQYVKGTLRGLAWYLPKDLRPALTPLAQELVNRQSVAWQAYHSGEPCFAENYSVHPAALPELQQLGFETLVAYPVHVRDAMKGRVVLVLGKRARVAWSRGKREILLGVERLLSSALERALLEELHQRISRLLTEAWSVPSQQVYAHILEAAVELVPGSEAGSLWVWDGAAYRCGAWVGSGQACEETQDESSFIEWFGLEPAKALSGQPRIRSGQQTLRPGLQANLCLPVGHQGRVLAYLNLDSLHDPEAFAEDSLAVARLFAVPIATLIHELQNRSTLQKAALTDGLTGLYNRRAFDLRLREEFERARRYRYPLSLLVIDLKNFKPINDQFGHTVGDQALVAVARVLAQEQRLGDMVFRWGGDEFAVLLPQTDLEGARAAASRLLEALSTICFEGFCLSANIGAASFPQEADSAQMLLNLADRRMYDDKKGVG, from the coding sequence ATGACCATCCCCTACCCCGCTATTCTTGCTGCCTCATTGGCCGCAGCTGCAGCGGTCTATGGTCTGGGATTGGCCGGCATTTATGCGTTGCCCTGGTTCATGTTTTTTACGGCAACGGCGGCCAGCGTGCACGGCCTCTGGATCGGCACGGTCGCAGCGCTGGGCGCGGTGCTTTTGCTAAACTTTTACCCCTCCAACCCCCAGGATTATCTGGTGATGGCCTTCATTCTGCTGCTGTCGGCTTACCTGGCCGACCAGGTTGGCCACAGCCTGCGCAAGGCCCACCGGCGGGCCAAACAGCTGGCGCAAATTCAGGATGTCTTTTTACAAGGCCTGGAACTCGTGCCACGCTTTCTGAGCCGCGAGCAGCTTTTGCGGGAGCTGCCGGGCATGTTCTCGCAGCTTTTGCGGGGCAGCCAGTTGCGTATCTGGATTCCCCGGGGGGCCCAACAGCTGGAGCTCCTCCAGACAGGCCCGCTCAACACCAGCGACCTGCCCACACCTTTGGTGCGGCAGGCCCTGGGGGTTCGCCACCTGGTCTGGCCCGACATGGACGCTGCGCGACGAGGCCCCAAAAAACTGGGCCATTCTGCTCCCGGAAGGCTAGACACCCCGGGCCCCTACGAACTGGCGGTGGCCCTGCGCATGCGGGACGAGCCGGTCGCGGTATTGCAGTTTTTGCGGGGGGAGGCCTGGCGCCCGGAGGAACTCGAGCTTTTCTCCCGCCTAGCCCAGACCGTGAGCCGCCAGCTCGAGCACCTGCAAGACCTCGAGCTGCGCAGGCTTCTGCTCAATGTGGCCGACCAGCTCTCGGCCGCCAGCAACAAACAACAAGTGGCCCAGGTGGCCCTACGCCACCTGTTGTCTGCGCTGGATATGGAAGCCGGCGCAGTAATGCAGTATGTAAAAGGCACCTTGCGGGGTCTTGCCTGGTACCTGCCCAAAGATTTGCGGCCCGCCCTGACCCCTCTAGCCCAAGAACTCGTCAACCGTCAGAGTGTCGCCTGGCAGGCCTACCACAGCGGGGAGCCTTGCTTTGCGGAAAACTATTCTGTCCATCCCGCGGCCTTGCCGGAACTCCAGCAGCTCGGTTTTGAAACCTTGGTGGCCTACCCAGTACACGTCCGCGACGCCATGAAGGGCCGGGTGGTGCTGGTTCTAGGCAAGCGGGCCCGGGTGGCCTGGTCACGCGGCAAAAGGGAAATTCTTTTAGGGGTAGAGCGGCTCCTCAGCTCTGCCCTGGAGCGGGCCCTGCTGGAGGAACTGCACCAGCGGATTAGCCGCCTGCTCACCGAGGCCTGGTCGGTGCCCTCCCAACAGGTCTATGCCCATATCCTCGAGGCGGCTGTGGAGCTGGTACCCGGCAGCGAGGCCGGGAGCCTGTGGGTGTGGGATGGGGCCGCCTATCGCTGTGGGGCCTGGGTGGGCTCTGGGCAGGCCTGCGAAGAAACGCAGGACGAGAGCAGCTTTATCGAGTGGTTTGGTTTGGAACCAGCCAAGGCGCTTTCAGGCCAGCCCCGCATTCGCAGCGGTCAACAAACCTTGCGTCCGGGCTTACAGGCCAACCTGTGCCTTCCTGTGGGCCATCAGGGCCGGGTGCTGGCCTATCTTAATCTGGATAGCCTGCACGACCCCGAGGCATTTGCCGAAGACTCCCTGGCGGTAGCCCGTTTGTTTGCTGTGCCGATTGCCACTTTGATACACGAACTGCAAAATCGGTCGACTTTGCAAAAAGCCGCGCTGACCGATGGGCTCACTGGCCTTTACAACCGACGGGCTTTTGATCTGCGCCTGCGGGAGGAGTTCGAGCGGGCCCGGCGCTACCGGTATCCACTCTCGCTGCTGGTGATTGATCTTAAGAACTTCAAGCCCATCAACGACCAGTTTGGCCACACCGTGGGGGATCAGGCCCTGGTGGCGGTGGCCAGGGTACTGGCCCAGGAACAACGCTTAGGTGATATGGTCTTCCGTTGGGGCGGCGACGAGTTTGCAGTGCTGTTGCCGCAGACCGACCTGGAGGGGGCCAGGGCTGCAGCCAGCCGGCTGCTCGAGGCCCTCTCAACCATCTGCTTTGAAGGCTTTTGCCTTTCAGCCAACATCGGCGCGGCCAGTTTCCCCCAGGAAGCCGATAGCGCACAGATGCTGCTCAACCTGGCCGATCGGCGCATGTACGACGATAAAAAAGGGGTTGGGTAA
- a CDS encoding helix-turn-helix transcriptional regulator: protein MAESALHRFKAEFFKALSHPLRLAILDSLRKGEKSVGQLVAELNADQPAVSQQLSVLRQRGFVETRKEGTTIFYRTADPEVYVFLDLGRTIFERQLAQSGEMLAQIRREVKPG, encoded by the coding sequence ATGGCGGAATCGGCCCTCCATCGCTTCAAAGCGGAGTTTTTCAAGGCACTCAGCCACCCTTTGCGGCTGGCTATTCTAGACAGCCTGCGCAAAGGGGAGAAGAGCGTAGGTCAACTGGTGGCTGAACTTAATGCCGACCAGCCTGCGGTTTCGCAGCAGCTATCTGTCTTGCGCCAGCGGGGGTTCGTGGAAACCCGAAAGGAAGGCACCACTATCTTTTACCGCACCGCTGACCCGGAGGTGTACGTCTTTCTTGACCTGGGTCGAACCATTTTCGAACGACAACTGGCCCAGTCCGGCGAGATGCTGGCCCAGATCCGACGGGAGGTGAAGCCGGGGTGA
- a CDS encoding PhzF family phenazine biosynthesis protein: protein MSSAQYRIPYLLVDAFTAIPGGGNRVALVLDARGMSTEEMQLVATKLGQPQAAFVTDWDGTGFGVRFFAANGEVEFSGHAAVALVVTLAREEKLPAGVKKIYLRTIGESLSAELEDSRARVQSPSPRFRDPPSWKVLQEFIELMGANERYLHRGLPYGITFTGLWTLFMPVVAPGLVDALEPDMEKLAELSSKLEVAAVHVYAPYGPRRFYARTFAPALGIPEDPVTGSPNAALGALLARAGVVPRWEGEVNLTVTQGHRMGGPGQVDVRVEYGPAGNILGVFIGGTAVVAENGVVELGGSLN from the coding sequence ATGTCTAGCGCCCAGTACCGCATCCCATACTTGCTGGTCGATGCATTTACAGCAATCCCCGGCGGGGGCAACCGGGTAGCGCTGGTGCTGGATGCCCGTGGCATGAGCACCGAGGAGATGCAGCTTGTGGCCACCAAACTGGGGCAGCCCCAGGCCGCTTTTGTGACCGACTGGGATGGCACCGGGTTTGGGGTGCGCTTCTTTGCGGCCAACGGCGAGGTGGAGTTTAGCGGTCATGCTGCGGTGGCCCTGGTGGTCACCCTGGCCAGAGAAGAAAAGCTGCCTGCGGGGGTCAAAAAAATCTATTTGCGCACCATCGGGGAGTCGCTCTCGGCAGAGCTCGAGGACAGCCGGGCCCGGGTGCAAAGCCCCAGCCCCCGCTTCCGTGACCCCCCTTCTTGGAAGGTTTTACAGGAGTTTATCGAGCTGATGGGCGCCAATGAACGTTACCTGCACCGGGGCCTGCCTTATGGGATCACCTTTACCGGCCTGTGGACGCTCTTCATGCCGGTAGTGGCGCCGGGGCTGGTGGATGCTCTGGAGCCCGACATGGAAAAACTGGCCGAGCTGTCCAGCAAGCTCGAGGTCGCCGCCGTGCATGTCTACGCCCCCTATGGCCCCCGTCGCTTCTATGCCCGCACCTTTGCCCCAGCCCTGGGCATCCCCGAAGACCCTGTGACCGGCTCACCCAACGCGGCCCTGGGTGCGCTGCTGGCCCGGGCAGGGGTGGTGCCGCGCTGGGAGGGTGAGGTCAACCTGACCGTTACCCAGGGCCACCGCATGGGCGGCCCGGGCCAGGTGGATGTACGGGTGGAGTATGGCCCTGCCGGGAACATCCTGGGCGTATTCATTGGCGGCACCGCGGTGGTAGCGGAAAACGGCGTGGTGGAGCTGGGCGGCAGCCTCAACTGA
- a CDS encoding SulP family inorganic anion transporter encodes MIDNSWLKSLELLNPIPAWRQEFADYNPTRLQQDLLAGLTVGVVALPLALAFGVTSGAGAAAGLFTAIVAGFTGSVMGGSRYNITGPTGAMTVVLLPIIAQYGVDKIFLVGIMAGLILLVMGLLRFGRLIQLIPYPVVIGFTNGIAIIIFLQQVPAMLGVATPRGEHILPITLKALQDYLRQPEMAAPLLTLLTVGLILLWGRYVKHIPGSIVALIAVTLVSLLFDVPRIGEIPTTLPAPHLPAWSFTDVSRLFSPALAVALLAGIETLLSAVVADSMTIRERHDPDREVIGSSFANLLAPIFGGIPATGAIARTAVNVRSGAQTRLSSIIHALFLLLVVVLLGPLAQVIPLAALAGILMMVAVRMIEWEAVQAILRSTKSDLSTMLVTMGMTVAFDLVLAIEVGLVLAGILFIQRMRNSLSLEPMDLAPQVPAHLEVDHDLLRERVVAFRVDGPLFFAAAGEFINNLTQISKVDALILRMRRVKVIDASGANALLTMKQAL; translated from the coding sequence GTGATTGACAACAGCTGGCTGAAGAGCCTCGAGCTCCTCAACCCCATTCCAGCCTGGCGCCAGGAGTTCGCCGACTACAACCCAACCCGCCTCCAGCAGGACCTGCTGGCCGGTCTGACCGTGGGGGTAGTTGCGCTACCCCTGGCCCTGGCTTTTGGGGTGACCAGTGGGGCGGGAGCTGCCGCCGGACTTTTTACCGCCATTGTGGCTGGCTTCACAGGCTCGGTGATGGGTGGTTCCCGTTACAACATCACCGGCCCCACCGGAGCCATGACGGTGGTTCTCCTGCCAATCATTGCCCAGTACGGGGTAGACAAGATTTTTCTGGTAGGCATCATGGCCGGCCTGATCCTGCTGGTCATGGGCCTGCTGCGCTTTGGTCGCCTCATTCAACTCATCCCTTACCCGGTGGTGATTGGCTTTACCAATGGCATTGCCATCATCATTTTCCTGCAGCAAGTTCCGGCGATGCTGGGCGTGGCAACGCCCAGAGGCGAACATATCCTGCCCATCACCCTGAAGGCTTTGCAGGATTATCTTCGCCAACCCGAAATGGCCGCCCCGCTCCTGACTCTGCTCACGGTGGGTCTAATTTTGTTGTGGGGCCGCTATGTCAAGCACATTCCAGGTAGCATTGTGGCCCTCATTGCAGTAACGCTGGTGAGCTTACTTTTTGATGTGCCCCGCATCGGCGAGATTCCTACCACTCTGCCTGCGCCCCATCTGCCCGCCTGGAGTTTTACCGATGTGAGCCGCCTGTTCAGCCCTGCTTTGGCGGTAGCTCTGCTGGCCGGTATCGAAACCCTGCTTTCGGCTGTTGTGGCCGACAGCATGACTATCCGTGAACGCCACGACCCCGACCGGGAGGTGATTGGCTCGAGCTTCGCCAATCTGCTGGCCCCCATCTTTGGGGGAATTCCGGCCACCGGAGCCATCGCCCGGACGGCGGTCAATGTTCGCTCGGGGGCGCAAACCCGACTTTCGAGCATCATTCATGCGCTCTTCTTGCTCCTGGTGGTGGTGCTGCTGGGGCCGCTGGCGCAAGTGATTCCCCTCGCTGCCCTGGCGGGCATTCTGATGATGGTGGCGGTGCGGATGATCGAGTGGGAGGCTGTGCAGGCCATCTTGCGCTCGACCAAAAGTGACCTGAGCACCATGCTGGTCACCATGGGCATGACGGTGGCCTTCGACCTGGTGCTGGCCATCGAGGTGGGGTTGGTGCTGGCCGGGATTTTGTTCATCCAGCGAATGCGTAACTCCCTGAGCCTGGAGCCCATGGATCTAGCACCCCAGGTTCCGGCGCACCTCGAGGTCGACCACGACCTGCTGCGCGAGCGGGTGGTGGCTTTCCGGGTAGACGGGCCGCTGTTCTTTGCGGCAGCAGGCGAGTTTATCAACAACCTGACACAAATCTCCAAGGTAGACGCGCTGATTCTGCGGATGCGGCGGGTTAAGGTCATCGATGCGAGCGGGGCCAACGCCCTCTTGACCATGAAGCAAGCCCTGTAG
- a CDS encoding HAD family hydrolase: protein MNRSIRLVLIDVDGTLFGPGGVPECAWEAAERARKAGLHLSICTGRPGRGFALEYAERLDPQGFHIFESGAVIVSGHREVVQVSALPMQAYKRLLELSRLHAVPFEVYTAEGSFYRESTHPDLLYHETMLGFQAEQHDLGEVAERVVRVQFVWRPSPAWSQIREQILRMPEVELHEATSPGMPGVGFSSVTARGVSKRAAAEWVAAQLGLDLSRCAMVGDGENDLELIQAAGLGIAMGNAPASVQQAADLVVRKVDECGLEQALDILMRSPAQQ from the coding sequence ATGAATAGATCGATCCGGCTTGTGCTGATAGACGTGGATGGCACCCTGTTCGGCCCCGGCGGTGTGCCCGAGTGCGCCTGGGAGGCCGCAGAACGCGCCAGAAAAGCAGGGCTGCATCTGAGCATCTGCACGGGGCGGCCCGGGCGCGGTTTCGCCCTCGAGTACGCCGAGCGGCTTGACCCCCAAGGCTTTCATATTTTTGAGTCGGGGGCGGTGATTGTTTCGGGGCACCGAGAGGTAGTACAGGTCTCGGCGCTGCCCATGCAGGCTTATAAAAGGCTGCTCGAGCTCAGCCGACTGCACGCGGTTCCCTTTGAGGTATACACCGCCGAGGGCAGTTTCTACCGCGAGAGCACGCACCCCGACCTGCTCTACCACGAAACCATGCTGGGCTTCCAAGCCGAGCAGCACGATTTGGGTGAGGTGGCCGAACGGGTGGTACGGGTGCAGTTTGTCTGGCGCCCCTCCCCCGCCTGGTCGCAGATACGCGAGCAGATTCTGCGCATGCCGGAGGTTGAGCTCCACGAAGCTACCAGCCCGGGTATGCCTGGGGTAGGTTTTAGTTCAGTAACCGCAAGGGGGGTCTCCAAACGGGCGGCCGCGGAATGGGTGGCGGCTCAGTTAGGGCTCGATTTGAGCCGGTGCGCCATGGTTGGTGATGGTGAAAACGACCTTGAACTAATCCAGGCCGCCGGACTGGGCATCGCTATGGGCAACGCGCCTGCAAGCGTGCAGCAAGCCGCCGACTTGGTGGTAAGGAAAGTTGACGAGTGTGGCCTCGAGCAAGCCTTGGATATTTTGATGAGGTCACCTGCGCAGCAGTAA
- the aspS gene encoding aspartate--tRNA ligase: MRRTLYCGQLREQHVGEKVVLEGWVNRRRDLGGLIFIDLRDREGIVQVIVKPDSSCFSEADKVRSEWVVRIEGVVRSRPAEQVNPKLSTGAVEVVAEGLEVLAEAKTPPFPIDAGWRGEQDQSVNEEVRLKNRVVDLRRKRLHDNLRLRHKVIAAIYRFLDAEGFIGVETPYLTRSTPEGARDFLVPSRLEPGHFYALPQSPQLFKQMLMVAGYDRYFQIARCFRDEDLRADRQPDFTQLDMELSFVTQEDIIALNERLAAYILQEALGVELSLPFPRLTYAEVMNRYGSDKPDLRFDLELQDATEVFKGGEFRAFASAETVKVLVVPALLPRKEIEELEALAKSKGAAGLAWARLENGAFTGGIARFIPPDLREKIAVSEGQTVLFVAGPWRKAVEGLGAVRLELGKRLKLIEPGYKFLWVVDFPLLEWDEEANRWTYMHHPFTSPNLEDLPLLENNPGQVRAYAYDFVLNGSEIGGGSIRIHGRDLQERMFSLLGIGPQEAQEKFGFLLEALSYGAPPHGGIAWGLDRFVAHLAGEDSIREVIAFPKNKEGKEPLTGAPAPVDETQLAAVGLAIRGKA; encoded by the coding sequence ATGCGCCGTACGCTCTATTGTGGCCAATTACGCGAACAACACGTCGGAGAAAAAGTAGTCCTGGAAGGCTGGGTCAACCGCAGGCGCGACCTGGGGGGGCTCATTTTTATTGACCTGCGGGACCGCGAGGGCATCGTTCAGGTTATCGTCAAGCCCGATTCATCCTGTTTTAGTGAAGCAGATAAGGTGCGCTCGGAATGGGTGGTGCGGATTGAGGGGGTGGTTCGTAGCCGCCCTGCCGAACAGGTCAACCCAAAACTGAGCACCGGTGCGGTGGAGGTGGTGGCGGAGGGCCTCGAGGTGCTGGCTGAAGCCAAGACACCCCCCTTCCCCATCGATGCTGGCTGGCGGGGTGAGCAGGACCAGAGCGTAAATGAGGAAGTGCGTCTGAAAAACCGTGTGGTAGACCTCCGTCGAAAGCGGCTGCACGACAACCTGCGGCTAAGGCACAAAGTGATTGCCGCAATCTACCGCTTTCTGGATGCCGAGGGCTTCATCGGCGTGGAAACCCCCTACCTGACCCGCTCGACCCCTGAAGGCGCGCGGGACTTTCTGGTGCCCTCGAGGCTGGAGCCCGGCCACTTTTATGCCCTGCCCCAGTCGCCCCAGCTCTTCAAACAGATGCTGATGGTGGCGGGCTACGACCGCTATTTCCAGATCGCCCGCTGCTTCCGCGACGAAGACCTGCGGGCCGACCGCCAGCCCGACTTCACCCAGCTCGATATGGAGCTGTCCTTCGTGACCCAGGAGGACATCATTGCCCTCAACGAGCGGCTGGCCGCCTACATCCTCCAGGAAGCCCTGGGGGTGGAGCTTAGCCTTCCCTTCCCGCGCCTCACCTATGCCGAAGTGATGAACCGCTACGGCTCCGACAAACCCGACCTGCGCTTTGACCTGGAGTTGCAAGACGCAACGGAAGTGTTCAAAGGCGGTGAGTTCAGGGCCTTTGCCAGCGCCGAGACCGTCAAGGTCTTGGTGGTGCCGGCCCTGCTACCCCGCAAGGAGATCGAGGAGCTCGAGGCCCTCGCCAAGTCCAAAGGGGCAGCGGGTCTGGCCTGGGCCCGGCTGGAAAATGGCGCGTTCACGGGAGGTATTGCCAGGTTCATACCGCCCGACCTGCGTGAGAAAATAGCGGTATCGGAGGGCCAGACCGTACTGTTCGTGGCCGGACCCTGGCGTAAGGCGGTCGAGGGCCTGGGGGCGGTGCGGCTCGAGCTCGGCAAGCGGCTCAAGCTGATCGAGCCCGGCTACAAGTTTTTATGGGTGGTGGACTTCCCTCTCCTGGAGTGGGACGAAGAAGCCAACCGGTGGACCTACATGCACCACCCCTTTACCAGCCCCAACCTCGAAGACCTGCCGCTGCTGGAGAACAACCCCGGCCAGGTGCGGGCCTACGCCTACGACTTTGTACTCAACGGCAGCGAAATTGGGGGCGGCTCCATCCGCATCCATGGACGCGACTTACAAGAGCGCATGTTTAGCCTGCTGGGCATCGGCCCCCAGGAGGCCCAGGAGAAGTTTGGCTTTTTGCTCGAGGCCCTCTCCTACGGCGCACCCCCCCACGGCGGCATCGCCTGGGGACTCGACCGTTTCGTAGCGCACCTGGCCGGCGAGGATTCTATTCGGGAGGTCATTGCCTTCCCCAAAAACAAAGAGGGAAAAGAACCGCTCACCGGCGCCCCTGCCCCTGTGGACGAGACCCAGCTGGCTGCGGTCGGGCTGGCCATACGGGGTAAGGCATGA
- a CDS encoding S-adenosylmethionine decarboxylase family protein produces the protein MTGGRWVAEIYGCNLEVLENPKLVEVALKDAVFKLGAPPGSVQATVYKFYPQGLSAAILSPVAAVMIHTWPEDDASAALDLYFYKPDVDPESVLRGLARAFGAREESAFRLWRGGEHEIKRRSQGNASRSNR, from the coding sequence ATGACTGGGGGCCGCTGGGTGGCCGAGATTTATGGCTGCAACCTGGAAGTGCTGGAAAATCCCAAGCTGGTGGAGGTTGCGCTCAAGGACGCGGTCTTCAAGCTGGGGGCGCCTCCTGGAAGTGTGCAGGCCACGGTTTATAAGTTCTACCCCCAGGGACTCTCGGCAGCCATTCTTTCGCCCGTTGCAGCGGTCATGATTCACACCTGGCCCGAGGATGACGCCTCGGCAGCCCTCGATCTTTACTTTTATAAGCCCGACGTAGACCCCGAATCGGTATTGCGGGGCTTGGCGAGGGCTTTTGGGGCCAGGGAGGAGTCGGCTTTCCGGTTATGGCGGGGAGGCGAACACGAAATCAAGCGCAGAAGCCAGGGCAACGCCAGTAGATCGAATCGCTAA